The Deltaproteobacteria bacterium sequence TTTCTGACTACATGCGGCCGGCTATCCGTATGGCAGCCCTTATGAAGGCCCATTCTATTTTCGTTTTTACCCACGACAGTATTGGACTTGGGGAGGATGGCCCAACGCATCAACCTATAGAACAATTGATTGGGCTGAGAACTATACCGGGCCTTACCGTATTCCGTCCTGCAGATGCAAATGAGACTGTTGCGGCATGGAAATTAGCGGTTGAGCGGAAGGGGCCTGCGGTTCTGGTGTTGACAAGACAGAAGCTGCCAATATTGGATCCGCAAAAATATCCAATTGCCGAGGGTGTTTCAAGAGGTGGATATATTCTAACAGATGCTGATAATGCTCATCCCGATATCGTGTTGATTGCCACTGGCTCTGAGGTTCATCTTATTTTGGCTGCGCATGGGCAATTGACAAATCAAGGTATAAAGGCTCGCATCGTATCCATGCCGTCGCTGGAGCTTTTTGACGAACAGCCTGCAGAATACAAAAGGCATATCCTCCCGCCTAATATAGTGAAACTATCTGTAGAGGCCGGCAGCCCAAAGGGTTGGCGGGAGTATGTGGGTGATACAGGGGATGTGATCGGGCTTAACCGTTTTGGCGCATCTGCGCCGGGTAATACTGTTATGGAGATGCTTGGATTTAATGTGGAGAATGTAGTTAAACGGGCTATGGCCTTGGTGCGAAGAAGGGAATAAAAGGAGGTCGTATGGAACTTGGTATGATAGGATTAGGACGGATGGGCGCCAATATGGCGGAGAGGCTCCTCAAAGGCGGTCACCGGGTTGTGGGGTATGCCCGCACACGCGATAAGGTGGAATATATCGTAAAAAAAGGCGGCGCAGGCGCATCCTCTCTTGAGGAAATAACCAAATTGCTTAAACCACCAAGGGTCATATGGCTCATGGTTCCGGCAGGCGAGGCAGTGGAAGAGACAATTAAAGGACTGCTCTCCTGTGTCGCAAAAAACGACCTGATTGTAGATGGCGGTAATTCATATTATAAAGATTCTATCAGAAGGGGATTGATGCTGAAAGAGAAAGGGATTCACTATGTTGATGCAGGTGTAAGCGGCGGTATATGGGGTTTAAAAGAAGGTTACAGCATCATGGTCGGTGGAGAGAAACCGGCAGTTGACAGGCTTATACCACTTATCAAGACACTCGCCCCTGCTGAAGATAAGGGGTGGGGGCATGTGGGGCCGGGCGGCGCAGGCCACTTCGTGAAGATGGTTCACAATGGTATAGAGTATGGCATGATGCAGGCGTATGCAGAAGGGTTTTCCCTGATGAGGCATAAGGAGGGATTTAACATGGACCTCCACCAGATTGCTGAAATCTGGAGGCACGGGAGTGTGGTCCGTTCGTGGCTCCTTGACCTGACTGCCGACGCCCTTTCTCAAGACCCTGATTTCAAGGCAATAAAACCCTATGTGGCAGACTCGGGTGAAGGGAGATGGACAGTATCCGAGGCAATTGACCTGAATGTCCCTGCGCCGGTGATTACCTTGTCGCTTCTCCAACGGCTCCGCTCCCGTGATCTGGAGTCTTTTTCAGACAAGCTCATTGCTGTCATGAGGGATAAATTTGGCGGACATGGAATAAAGAAGGAAGAATAGCTATGTCTAAAACAGATATAGAACCGCATATCTTTATTATTTTTGGCGCAACAAGCGATTTGATGCGCCGAAAACT is a genomic window containing:
- the gnd gene encoding decarboxylating 6-phosphogluconate dehydrogenase; its protein translation is MELGMIGLGRMGANMAERLLKGGHRVVGYARTRDKVEYIVKKGGAGASSLEEITKLLKPPRVIWLMVPAGEAVEETIKGLLSCVAKNDLIVDGGNSYYKDSIRRGLMLKEKGIHYVDAGVSGGIWGLKEGYSIMVGGEKPAVDRLIPLIKTLAPAEDKGWGHVGPGGAGHFVKMVHNGIEYGMMQAYAEGFSLMRHKEGFNMDLHQIAEIWRHGSVVRSWLLDLTADALSQDPDFKAIKPYVADSGEGRWTVSEAIDLNVPAPVITLSLLQRLRSRDLESFSDKLIAVMRDKFGGHGIKKEE